From bacterium:
CCCCGGTGTATAGATTACTTCAAATAGCCTGTCTCCAAGTTTCAAGGTTACTCCGTCATATAATTTTTTATAATTAGAGCAATCGTTTTTATTTCTGTGATGCTGGCATTGAGACGGGAAAGGAGTAAATCCGTAAACAACAGGTTTGTATGTTTCACAAATCAGCGGCAGCAGCTCGGCATGGTCGTAATGAGAATGAGTCAGAATTACCTGTTCTACCTTTGGCTTGGCTACTCCGGTTCTGGCATTATTTATTTTTTCAATTACTAATGAATCTCTGCCGACATCAACAAGTGTGTTAATATCATCAAGAGAATTCCATGTACCCGTAACAAGGTAGACATTGCTTGTATATATTTTACTCGCAGTTGTTAAGTTTGTAATTTTCATATTTTTTCATTCACTTTTTTATTTATATCTTAACTGTTTTATATTTTCTCCTGGTTCCACGCGGGTAATTTTTAGCAAACAGCTACCTTACTGCTATTAACCACCTGAACGGCAGCATTTCTAATATCTGTTGATTTTCAACTTCAAACCCTGTCTGTTTAAATTTTTTTTCATACATCGCACATCTATCAGAATATGAATCTATAGTATCAGTGCCCATATATGATGGTATCAATGCAAGATTAAAACCCTCAATTGTGCAATAATTTCTTATTTTATATTCAATTTCCAGAATATTGTTTTTGTAACTCGCCGGTTTTTCGGCAACTAATATTTCTCCTTTTTGCAATACAGGTTTTTTCTCAAATACGTCCGCACATTGAAATTTGAGGTCACACTTCACCATCTTTCTGATATCTTCGGCATAAATGAGAGACTTGTTGTCAATATCAATTGCTGTTCCATTTACTTGGCCCAATTTGGAAAGTGTCAATGAAGGAATTGCCAGGCCGCACCCAATTTCAATAAATCCCGGCACCGTCAATTTTGATAGTCGTTCTCCGAATCTGACACCGATTTCGACTAATGAAAACAGAAGGTTATCAGCAATATCCGTACATCCGATTGATTGCACAAAGATTTTATAAATATCCAAAATTTCAGACCATTCTTCTGAAAAAATTTGTTTAAGTTTTGAATTTATAATTTCCATTATACCTTTCGGAATAACTGAGCGTCAGATGTTACCCGTGTAAAAAGATGAACTGCTTCTTTGGGAAGTCTCTGTGTCTGTTCTGTGATAAAAAAGCCTCCCGGAGTCAGTGTATTATGAAACATTTTGATAACTTTAATCCGCTCTTCGTATTTCAAATGAAGTAAAACATTTTTACAAACAATCATACTGAAATTTTCACCAACCGGTTCTAATGTTAGCAAATCATGCCTTTGGTACTGAACACGGTCTTTAATTAAATGATCAATCTGATAGTGTCCTGCTTTTCCATTTGGTTTAAAATATTTTTCAAACAAATCTTTTGGTATCCGCTTAAGCTCCTCCCATGGATAGACACCATCGATAATTATTTTTTCAAAAAGGTTGCTTCCATCAATATCTGTTGCATAAATCTGAAGGTTTTTAAAAGCAAATCTCCCCATGTTTTCGGCAAAAAGGATAGCGAGAGTATAAGGCTCCGGTCCCATTGCACAGCCGGCATCCCAAATTTTTACATTACTGCGCCCAGCCACCAATGGGGCCATATTTTTTACTCCCAGCTCAAGTGTATGTAAATCTCTAAAAAAATATGTAAATGCCATAATCCTTTATTCCTCATTTTCAAAACATGAAAACGCCAGTTTTTTATTTTTTGTTTCTAATACCTTTTCCACCAGCCGTTGAACATCTAAAATTAGTGCGACTGTGCCATCCCCGAGAATAGTTGCTCCTGATAATCCCTCTACATCCCGGTACATATTGCCCAATGTTTTGATTACAATCTGTTGTTTGCCGATGATATGGTCAACAGCAAAGCCCACTCGCTGCCCGTTGATTTTAG
This genomic window contains:
- a CDS encoding chemotaxis protein CheW, producing KINGQRVGFAVDHIIGKQQIVIKTLGNMYRDVEGLSGATILGDGTVALILDVQRLVEKVLETKNKKLAFSCFENEE
- a CDS encoding MBL fold metallo-hydrolase yields the protein MKITNLTTASKIYTSNVYLVTGTWNSLDDINTLVDVGRDSLVIEKINNARTGVAKPKVEQVILTHSHYDHAELLPLICETYKPVVYGFTPFPSQCQHHRNKNDCSNYKKLYDGVTLKLGDRLFEVIYTPGHSSDSICLYCEEDGVLFAGDSNIIIDSVDGTYEKGFISAMEKLVRRDVRAIYFGHGSPMFQNCNARLRSSLLNVKKAVNNANCFS
- a CDS encoding chemotaxis protein CheR yields the protein MAFTYFFRDLHTLELGVKNMAPLVAGRSNVKIWDAGCAMGPEPYTLAILFAENMGRFAFKNLQIYATDIDGSNLFEKIIIDGVYPWEELKRIPKDLFEKYFKPNGKAGHYQIDHLIKDRVQYQRHDLLTLEPVGENFSMIVCKNVLLHLKYEERIKVIKMFHNTLTPGGFFITEQTQRLPKEAVHLFTRVTSDAQLFRKV